The genomic segment TCTCCTGTGAGCTCCATTTCAGCAATATAAATTATCTCATCAGTAATTCCGGGCGAAGTACAAAGGGGCGGTGATATAGAAATTACTTTTCCAATATAGCCAGTCTCTTCTCTTAGCTCTCTCACAGCAGCAATTGAGGCATCTTCATTAGGGTCAATTAAACCTGCTGGAAATTCTAGAACAAAACAACCTGCAGCACACCTAAATTGCTTAACTAATATAATTTTATCTTCGTTTATAACATTTATTATCACGGCCTGAGTGTTTTCATTTCTCTTGATGTGTTCCCACTTACCCTGTTTACCTTTTTTCGTTTCAAAATTTGAAATCCAATAAGAGGTAAATCTTCCTTTATATGCAACTCTTTTATCTAAAATTTTCATTTTATTGATCCCGTAATTTTTTTTCTGATTCGTAATAATTTATCTGAGATTCTTTCTGTAAATGAAAGTACAACTATTCCTGCACTACTTATAATAAGAGAGATAAAAAATAAAACAATTCTATTATAATTTTCAGTTTTAATTTCTATAGAGGTCTTTGGAATAGTTTTCACTGGGTAAAACATTACTTCATGATTCGATATTTTGTCCTCATGTTTGTGCAATGCATCTGAAATCTCCTCTTCTATTATCATATTTCCAAAATCTTTTTTATATCTTTTTCTGAACATATTTAAATCTGATAATAACTC from the Candidatus Delongbacteria bacterium genome contains:
- a CDS encoding NUDIX hydrolase, which codes for MKILDKRVAYKGRFTSYWISNFETKKGKQGKWEHIKRNENTQAVIINVINEDKIILVKQFRCAAGCFVLEFPAGLIDPNEDASIAAVRELREETGYIGKVISISPPLCTSPGITDEIIYIAEMELTGEKTDQDLDECEEIEVVEFSKSNFSQEIKEYLENHKDTILDSKVWTAYS